attttatatataatattattatatgtacGGTCTctgcaaaaatttaaaattaccatTTACCATGGACGTGAGACATTTACTGATTTACATATGGAAAAGGACAGAATATTGATACATGAATCACGAGTGCAACAAATATCAATTAATTCAAGCAAATAAGAGTTCAAAACTTTAGAAGCCACCGAAGTTAACCTAAAATTAAAGCTATTAATAACCTTCATACCTTCATACTAATACTGTCACGTTGGCAAAAGTATTTCCATTCAGCAAGTAGCAAGTAATTTAGCATAACTTCAAAGGAGACGCATgcaacaacaataatagtaaaataaagacaaatcagattataacttttaaaaagtatcataaaatttaataggTCTCGTTAATAAATGTTCTAAACGTAGTAATTAAGatgtttaataaaaaattatggaaaaatTGAATAACTAAAATTTCAATGATACtagatgaatataaaaaattaatcacttaTCAAtctctatatataaaaataatgtttcgtaattttttttctagtatCCGACTACAAAACTGTTACATTATTTTATCATAACATGTTTGATTATTATGCGATAacaaatttgaagtggaaactCAGATGcaatcaacttcacgtgaagttaatgaaaatttagtcaaatcagtcaaatcatttaactatctctcaattatcaacttcacataaagttAACTGCACTTAAATTTTCacttaaatttgattattttaataattgataaaaaagttatacaattaatatgtataaatatataattatatgacTAATTTGATGATTTGATGACTAGTTTTTagatgtataaaatatttttatcaaaattttcaataaatttaaaagttttaaaacttttttagtGGTAAGATTAACTCATGAACTAAAGGAAAGCTTAAGACACTGAAGTGaatctgaaaataaaaatttaattttgatgtaatgttataataaaataattttatacgtgtatttaattatataatattatattagtaaaaataattattctttatatttaaccgaataaataattttctaaaaaaacaaatatgatTGTAGAATGGtgtaaaattctttaaaattaaactcactaCAATAATAGTGATAATAGTTTGTGAATTAATAAGTGTCCTTTAAAAGCAGATGGAAGAAGGAGGAGTATTTAAGATGGAGGCAGAATGGGGCCAATAGGGTAATAACAACTAAGGTTGTGAGTTCTGAGTCACATGATTTCACAAtgagaaatgagaaaaataggCCAAGTCCTTCGATTCGATATTAATGGCCGATGGGGAAGTTGGCAACACCCACAATAGCCTTTAATGCCATTTGGATTAGGATAGATAGCCTTTCATTGTGGACACCCATGCCTCACAACTAGTAtcttattcataattttaattatttttaataatatcatattTGTACGTTAATACACCTTTTAATGTATGTCGGTTTCTAGTTTCTACCATTAAAAAAAGCTAGGCAATTATATGGTGTGGTCATGACTTAATTAATTAGTTCAATGAAAGGCTACAATAACTTTGTAGTTCCCAGCACGAAAGTTTGGTTCTCTATTTGGTAGATCAACAAACTTTATAGACGGAGAAAACAAagttctattttgtttttttctcttcatgttttttatctaataatacCCCCTCATCTGCACtggttaaattaattaattaattaattaaatataatacatgTGTGTGTAGAGTGAGTGATGCATTCATGCAATTAAATTTTTGAGGGAGGTGATATGATTGATAGGCTTCAATTGTTGGTCGGAAAATTCTGGAAAAAGACCCCTAGTTATTAATGTTGGAGCTTTTGGTCAAGCAATATCAACCAACTCTAgatataataatttagttaacgtaatcttattcttaaggtgaaaagaataaaatttggTACTAATTAGTTGAGAGGCAGAAAAAGATTTGAGGCATATAAAAGCAGAGATAGAAGGCATAATTGAAACCATTGTTGAGATTGTTACATTTTTAGAGCATGGTTGGGAGTATAATGGGGAGGTTTAGAAATAGCAATGGTACATTAGCGTATGAAAATGGATCTGTTCAGAATGGTGGATGCTTATCAGAGGAGAAGCTTGATGAACTTAGGAAGTTGATTGGAAAATCAGAGGGTGATCCTCTGAGAATTGTTAGTGTAGGAGCAGGTGCATGGGGGAGTGTGTTTGCAGCATTGCTTCAAGACAGTTATGGGCAATTCAGGGACAAGATACAGATTAGGATATGGAGGAGGGCAGGCAGGGCAGTGGACAGGGCGACGGCCGAGCACCTCTTCGAGGTCATTAACTCGAGGGAAGACGTCCTGCGCCGGCTGATCCGGCGATGCGCTTACCTTAAATATGTGGAGGGGAGGCTAGGGGATAGGACATTGTTTGCTGATGAGATTCTGAAGGATGGTTTTTGCTTGAACATGGTTGACACACCCCTTTGTCCCTTGAAAGTTGTTACTAATTTGCAGGAAGCTGTTTGGGATGCTGATATTGTTGTTAATGGATTGCCTTCAACTGAGACAAGGGAGATTTTTGAAGAGATTAGTGAGTATTGGAAGGAGAGGATCACAGTTCCTATTATAATCTCTTTGGCTAAGGGTATTCAAGCTGCATTGGACCCTGTTCCTCATATTATTACTCCTACTAAGATGATTCACCAAGCAAGTAAGCATTTCAGTTCTATTATTAACTTTGCATAGAATTCTCTTGTTCCCTCTTCATTGGAATGTAACTTTTTGCCAGCTGGAGTTTCTATGGAGAACATACTCTATCTTGGGGGTCCAAATATTGCATCAGAAATATACAACAAGGAGTATGCCAATGCAAGAATTTGTGGTGCTGAGAAATGGAGGAAGCCTCTTGCAAAGTTTCTAAGACAACCCCATTTTATTGTGTGGGACAACAGTGACCTTGTCACTCATGAAGTCATGGGAGGCTTGAAAAATGTCTATGCAATTGGAGCTGGTAAACTTCAATTTAGTTTGGTTTCTTCAATTTTATCTATTTCACATTTTTAGGAGGAACTAGGAAAGCATGTTGTATCTCTCAAAAGATTCCACAATGTTAAGGAAAATACAAAATGGAGCATATCATGCTAGATATTAGGCTGTGTTTGGTTTTGAGAACAGAACAATACAGACGAATGAATGATTTTGTTCCAACATATTTTTCCACACAAGAGCCTCTTGTCATAAATCATTTCTCCTAAATATTCAAGCTGTTGGGTAAACGTACATGGATAATTTCATGTCTAACATGATAACCATTAACTCTGATTCTGTAATCTATATCATCTTGTTTTCAGGTATGGTAGCAGCACTAACCAATGAGAGTGCAACAAGCAAATCTGTATACTTTGCACACTGCACATCAGAGATGATCTTCATTACTCACTTGTTGGCTGAAGAGCCTGAAAAGCTTGCAGGACCATTGTTGGCTGATACATATGTGACTCTCTTAAAAGGGCGTAATGCATGGTATGGTCAAATGTTAGCAAAAGGTCAACTAAGCCCTGACATGGGTGACAGCATTAGTGGCAAAGGAATGATACAggtatatatatagtttttttctttttctcttatcttcttcttcttcttcttcttcttgtatgTATTAAAACAGTGAtaagaattatattcatttctATGTATTTGTAGGGAGTGTCTGCAGTGGAAGCATTCTTTGAGCTTCTGAGCCAATCAAGCTTGAATGTGTTGCATCCTGAAGAAAACAAGCCTGTTGCTCCTGTAGAGCTTTGCCCTATCTTGAAGACACTCTACAAAATATTGATATCGAGGTAATTTTTCTACTGTAATAATTATCTGGAGTCTCGAATATATCTTCTGTTCTGAAATATCTGTCGCTTTAAAAATTACGTATGCTTTTAGATCAATGTATTTGGATACGATCCGTGTCCAAATATTATAGAATGGATGGAGTATTTGAAAATTTCTATGCATCTTAACAATACACCAAGTCTtattccattttttttgttcCAAATGCTTCTGGGGGTTGATGAATTTATCAGAGAACTATCATCACAAGCAATTCTGAAAGCTCTGAGGGATGAAAATCTGAATGATCCCAGGGAACGCATTGAGATTGCACAGAGCCATGTTTTCTACAGGCCTTCACTTCTTGGACAGCCATGATCATGTTATCCATGTGAAtgtaatcatatatataaataggaGTCATTTTCAAAGTGGGACACTTTGATGAGCATACATAAatgtattattactattttctgATGGGTTTTGTATTGCATtattgtgtgtgtatatatcAACTATCAATATATGTGTAAACACATCTGCCATTTTAAGTAATTGTACTGATGATTTCTTAACTGAGTCAGAGTTAAAGAGGTAGTACATAGTCCTTATTATGGGATTGAGACTCGAGAAATGTGAAATTGATACTTTGGCAACTAACATTGTCCTTTAATCTGACCCAAAGAGCTAAAGAAGAAACATGTCAAAGTACCATCTTCTTTGACCCAACATGTTAAAAATAGGTGTCCCATTACAAGTGAGAGATACTTGATCCTACTTTGTACAAGTTAATTCACAATTAAACTTCAAATGGATATAAATACAAATAGAGGCAACCGCAATGGAACATAATTCTTGGAAACCCCAACTTgtttaagaaaaggaaagtaatAGTTTGTTTAAAAGTTACAAGAGAAACGACATTAACATTATGAGACTTATCATGGCAATTCTTAAGAGGCTTAATGCTAAAAGCTTTTATTGAAAAgccaaaacttaaaaaaaatttcaatgtttttaattttgattgagATTTATCATTTTTCACCTTAACGAGTGTCCTTtaacaaaaccctaaaattaTTTCAATGAATCAACTTTTGATTACCTAATGTATACTTATATTCTACTTAAACACATTTAGGACTTGTTTGGGtgaacttttaaaaaaagatcttttttcaaattatctttttttaaaaaatcttataaaaaagtaaaagtaattttatgtttgaatatctcatataaaaaggtctttttatttatcaattatgtttgggtataacagtttttgtttatttattacataaaaaacatcttttttaagaaaaaaaaatcttttaaaaaaagatgtaaattacaacttctcaaaaaaaaaattttttattttactagtgcttttacttttactactaaaaatttaccaaacacattaaaaaataaaaaaaaagatcttttttcattgaaaaaaaatctttttttaacaaaataatagcaCCCAAATATGCACTTAATGTgtgcttaaaaaatatttacaaccACTGATTTTACTCTTTAATATCTATCTAATAgtcataaataattaaataccaaACACATTCTTCATGAACATCAATAAATATTTTCAGAGAAGATGCTATTACTTCTCCAGGTTGAACATGTGTTGTGGTATGGCCGCTTTATGAAGCAAACACAATCTTTGCATAGCTAGTGACTTGAGAGATAAGACAAACGTCATAGTTTCCCGTATTcagatatatattatatatcatcATAATAGATCTTAGCAGCACATGAATGTGATATATCTCACCAGAGTCTCAGGCCTCCTCTAAGGTCACAGACTAAACAAAGCTGCAAGGAAGAAAACCTATACTTCCTTTCATTTACAAAATACTCCTAGTATTCTATCTATAGGCTGTACAATTCACAATATCCAttttggtttgcctatttgttatTTCATCACTATGTCAGAACCCTATTTTCAGTTCCTGTACCAAAACCCTCCTAAAAAAAAGCAAGGCAGAAAATGGTTACCCCAATAAGCCCAATACTACAAGATtaagttcagcagttactgctACTGAGCCGCTCAACTAGCTGTGCGACCAACTCTCCTTTGTTAAGCTTATAGTACTTTTTCACGTTTTTATCCTTTGCCATGGCCCTCAATTTATCCATTGTGAATTTCTTCAAAGTCTCGAGAAGAGATTCTGGGGTCTCATGGGTGGAACCAACCATTGAGTACAAAATCTGAAGATCAACCTCACCTCTGTTGTCTGTGGTAACCCCATCTGGATTTGGCTTGTCCATCTTAACATTtgaacctttttttttcttctgtgacTCCGAAAATTCACTGTCGTAAGGAACAATAGCACCAAGTTCAGTTTCATATTGGTCAGCCAGTACTGCACTTCTTGTCATCTTGCTATTCAAGGAGACATTTGAACTGGTATCATCAGTGATGCTGATGCGTGTGGATTTCCGCTGCCTCTTGGTTGACACCCTCAGTTTTAAGCTTCGAAGGGAAGCTCATATCAGACTGTGCCAAGTTCTCAAAAATTTTCGTCGTTTTAAGACCTTCTGCTAGTGGTTTCTCTTTATCTGCCAGCTGTAAGCCAGTGTACGGGGCATTTCTGGTTTGTGACTCAAGCAGTGCAATCAATGCAGAACTTTGAGCATGAGTAAGATTGGACTTTTCAATGTTAATCACTTGGGAAATTTTACCATTACCTCCTTTAAAGGGGCTCAATTCAGTATCAACAGGAAACAAGTCTCGAGGAAACACAATTTGTAGAGGATGATTTATAGGGTCCAAATCTTCAGCTGTAGCAACCTCAGGTTCTTTCTTGACGGCTTTTCGAGTTTTTGGAGCAAAATCACACAGTTTTTTCTCTAAATCAGAATTTCTACCTTTCCATTTATTTGAAGCACCAAATTTGGAATCGTTACACTTTTTCCTCCCTTTGATGCTGGTGGAAGATATAAGAGCATCTGAGCTGACATCCGTAGATTTGACAATTGCAACCTCTCTCTAAACAATTAAAGGGgtgaaaaaaaatcaagaataaatactttgttgaaaattaaacttaaaaaacaaCTGCTGCTAATCCAAAAGGATATATAGACTGGAAAATTGGACAAACGGGCTTCCTGTACCTTGCATTCACTGGAAGTATTTCCATTTCCCACGGGGGAAAGCTGATTGGAGATTTGACCTGTATCTGTACCAATGAGTTGGCTTCTTCCGACTTCCTCGTTATCATCTGATGTCCCTGATAATTTCATCCCATCAGAAAGTCCAGAAGAACAGTTCATACCTTCCAAATCAAGACTTGTCCCTGCAAGCAATTCCTTTAGGGGGACAAAAAACTTAATCAGGATTTATACAGGTACAGTGGCGGGGTAAGTACAACAAAGAAACCCAATTCTAGGAGTTCAAGGAACATCATTTAAGAATGATTAATCTAAGTGGATATAAATAATCCTCACCATAACAGGTTTAAATGGAGTTTGCCTCAAATAAATCAAGCATAAAACAGGTTTATGAGCTTTGATTTTCATGAAAGTGCAAAATGGAAACAAAACAAGACAGATTGATTTGCATGCTAATATAAAAACAGTAcgttcttttttcaaaaatatagcAATTGAACTTTTTCAACCTCAACCATATCAGCAATGTCAACGATTTCAGCACCATCCCGTCTCTTTTGTTGCATCTCTGACAGTTCTGATGAGTTTCTAGACTTTTCCGAAGTTCCACAGAGTTGTTTACTTTCCTCGTGTTCTTTAGATTCTTCTTGctctttcttttcctcctttATCActatatttgaattaatttggCTAGACTCTTTATCTAGTGCACACTTAGTAGCATTCATAATTGGATTCAAGCTGTTTGCACCTACTAGCTGCTTCAAATTAAAGACATAAAACTCATATCAGGTAAGTGTGATACCAAAAAGAGTCAACAGTTAGAGACCATGTTTATGTCGAACTATACTACGATAGGATGCTTTAGTGTAACCACGGAGACAGACAAATCTATGTGCTAAACAAACAGAAAGTAAGGGATAAACAGagatatttgaattttgaacaTAATCACCAGCACTTGCAACACAGTAATGCACCCttaaaatagaagataaaaattaaagtaatattaTGTGCCATAGTATAATAGACTAATAAATCTTAATCTTTTTAGGACATAGTAAGTGATTCATAATTCTTGGTAGCTATGGTCATATACTTCGATAAGCTACATTTCCATACTAATAAATCAGTATAGCAATGATTTCAAAAGGAACAGAAAAATATCACATTTTGTAAACTTGGAAAAAGGAAGGGAATTCAAATGTCAAACCTGGCTGTTTTCATCTTGACAATGATCCCTTTGTAAAGCCTTCACTATCTCATGAAGTGTCTCAGCAGGCTTACTGTGTAATAGCAGCCCTGTCTCTATTTCATCAGCATGATCTTTCTTCAAAGCACTAATTGCAACATCCAGCCAATTGATTCTTTCGGTCAAAGCACTGCAACATATTTCAGGCCATTTCTCATGCTCAGCGCAGGCCAATTCATTTTGAAGGGACGATAGATCCTTTTCAAGTTCCTTGATTTCGGTATCTGCCTTGGTGATCAAAATCCTTAAAACCTGAACACAGTACTCCTCATTCAAGGCATCTTCCTCTATCACATCTACAAATTCAATAAAGATATAAAGTAAATCAATACAGTAACAGTGATGCAAACAAAGAAGACTGGATAAATGCAGGATAAAGTAAGATTGAAAGAATACCAGGGTCACAGCCAAAGAAGAAGCCATATGGCCACTCAGGATGATCAGAGTAATTATCTTTGCAGGAAACTGaaacaaataaattatgtaCAAAAGCAAAAACATCATCCAAAAGGAAGCAAAGAGAAAAGGGGCAAATTTCATGCAACCCAGTAAATTTAACTGTACATAGCAACATTGAGCATACAGAAATTAATTACAGAGAGATGATAATGAGAGAAAACAAGAAACCTTGGTCGTATGAAGAACCCCAGAGATCCCAAGCCATGAATTGAGGCTATATCCTGAAACGAAAGCACAAAATGGTGACAAAAAACATCAAAGGTGGCTCAACAAATGACAAAAATGGTAGTCCTAGTACTGTTAACATAAACAAGCAATGCATTCATTTCTTTCAAAACCGACATAAATGCCGAATgctgaaagagggaaaaagGTTGCAAAACAAAAGAATGTCGGCTTCTTtcaaaaagatgaataaaaaggTCAAAGGAAGTGGAAAGAGGAATTACAAACTAAAAAGTGATGACTGaagtaagaggaagaagaaaatatcatcAAAATGGAGAACAGCAAAAACCCTACAGCAAGTTACAATAAGAAGATCACTTccaacaacaacagcagcaaTAAACTTCAATTTCGATTGAGAAGAGGAATTACTGCGCACCACCTTGGATATCGACAGCTAATTAAATGTGGCATCAAGAACGATCGTCACATCAAACAATCATGTCAACCCGTAACCCTATTAACCCAACGCTATCAATAAATGCATCcccaaaagaaaacaaaaatgaacaaaaacagaaaagaaaccCACGCAGCAACTTCACAAGCTCACTCACACACTCAGAAAGGGGGAAAATGAGTAGGACAACAGTAACACAGTAAAAAATGATCCGCTTCTTTTCGAATTAATGCGAGAAATGAAGTACATTTTCATTCCCGGGAAGGAAGCGAAGAAAACAGTGATTATTATAGTGGTCACTTACTTAGAACTGATGTAGCTGAAAAAAGGGGGGAATGTTAGTGTCTAGGGTTTCGGGGGAGTATGGGTTTTGGGATTCAGAGccgaagaagaaggagaagtaGGAGGAAAAGGAGAgtgaagagagaagagatggTGCGATTTTTCTGAGTGTGATTTTTTGCTTGTGCAGCAAAAAAGGCTGCCATTGAAAGCGACGAGCTTCGTCGCAGTGAGATATCAGAAACGAACGAGTGTGTGAGAAAATGAATAGGCGGTGGCCGGTTCCGATATTCCGTTGATTCTCCAGGGGTACTATCGTAAATTCGTATGATGTGACGTGGGGAAGTGGGACCCGCTTTTCAATGAGTTGTTAGCCGTCGGATTGTGATTCAGGTGGTTCTTTCTTGTTTTATCGGCGAATCGGTCGATGATGTAAGATGGGGCCCACTATTCCATGACCATAATATAGTCCCCAGTCCAGACTAATaatgtttatatttatattttttgtattaatagaaaataaataaacatgcCATTGCATTGATATACAGAAATGTTTACGTTTTCAATGCATGGATTGCAGTGACTAATTATTACTACCTTGAGATtgtaaaatgaataaattttgCGAATACATTTTGTGTCTCTTTTGTATACATATTTGCCAGCTATATTTTGTTTGACTAATACACATGCATGAAGAATTAATTTGAGTCGGTGGAGTGTTCAATTGAGTGGTTTGTTTAAATTAGTATTGAatgtttgaattttgttttatatgtagtaatttattaactaattgtcaatctttaaatgaaaatttagatttacaataaataagttcttgatcTGCATGCGGCAGAGACGACGATAGTTTAGAGGGAGGAGAGCAAGAAATGAGGAGGGAGGGgaaagaaagggaggaagaataGGATTATAGGGAAGTAGTGACAGTGGGGACTATGAAATTAAATTCAGGAtaatttttgggaaaaaattgttataattattgTCTATGTCCACGTTTATAAAAGTTTTATGtccaatcaaaataaataataaacgtGTGTGACTGTATCAATGCTTTTGATAGACGTTGACGTCCACCAAACACAACTTATTAGAATgacaaaatccaaaaaattcaaTGAAATTTTTATAGAATGATAGGTTTACTTTAAGCTTACATTAAGaacaacaaatttttatataattcaattaaaaGTTTTCTATGAGCtcgttgaaaaaaaataaagaaatttgaAGTTGAAAAATCGATTTATTCATTGATTTatggagaatttttttttcagttttaactAGATCTCTCTTAAATCTATTTGCTTACATACAAGTGAGAGTTAAGGATTGATtcttgattattatttttatggtgcagatttaaaaaataattattaaagatCATTTTTATCTgacaaatcaaatattaaattttgaattaactTCGTTAAAAATAACTCAATTTTAAAACTACCCTTGTTATTTTTATCTCCATGACAAAATCACAGTGAGAAATCTTAAATAACGAGAaaacttcaaaaaagaaaaaataaataaaaataaagagagagaaagagcgAGCAAACAACGGAGGGACACAAGAGCAGCAGCAAGCAAAGCTTCATTGGGAGTCATGGTTTCATATCACTTGAAGAGCACAATTAGGTGTTAGTTTagattggttttttttttaattaaaaaaatcttttttttttgagttaatgGGTATTGGATTGGAtatgttcaaaattttgatttgatattcACTTAATTGTCGGATCTAATAtccacattttttaaaatttgattcgaTCCGCACATTTAGAAGCTAGATTGCGGATATATCCacacaaaaaacacacacaaattttaaaagtttatttttattaagaaaatatcaataaaatttagttttatattctttttaaatatctttactcttaaaatgatattaaacatgtttttttttaaataataaattaaaagaataaagtaCTAAATTGATCTCCTACGTTTAGACGTAATCCTGTTTTGATCTTTAAGATTTAAAgtgttttatttgaatccaaaaaagtttcatttagttTCAATGTAGT
This portion of the Arachis duranensis cultivar V14167 chromosome 6, aradu.V14167.gnm2.J7QH, whole genome shotgun sequence genome encodes:
- the LOC107492641 gene encoding glycerol-3-phosphate dehydrogenase [NAD(+)] GPDHC1, cytosolic, with the translated sequence MVGSIMGRFRNSNGTLAYENGSVQNGGCLSEEKLDELRKLIGKSEGDPLRIVSVGAGAWGSVFAALLQDSYGQFRDKIQIRIWRRAGRAVDRATAEHLFEVINSREDVLRRLIRRCAYLKYVEGRLGDRTLFADEILKDGFCLNMVDTPLCPLKVVTNLQEAVWDADIVVNGLPSTETREIFEEISEYWKERITVPIIISLAKGIQAALDPVPHIITPTKMIHQATGVSMENILYLGGPNIASEIYNKEYANARICGAEKWRKPLAKFLRQPHFIVWDNSDLVTHEVMGGLKNVYAIGAGMVAALTNESATSKSVYFAHCTSEMIFITHLLAEEPEKLAGPLLADTYVTLLKGRNAWYGQMLAKGQLSPDMGDSISGKGMIQGVSAVEAFFELLSQSSLNVLHPEENKPVAPVELCPILKTLYKILISRELSSQAILKALRDENLNDPRERIEIAQSHVFYRPSLLGQP
- the LOC107492556 gene encoding uncharacterized protein LOC107492556, with amino-acid sequence MAWDLWGSSYDQVSCKDNYSDHPEWPYGFFFGCDPDVIEEDALNEEYCVQVLRILITKADTEIKELEKDLSSLQNELACAEHEKWPEICCSALTERINWLDVAISALKKDHADEIETGLLLHSKPAETLHEIVKALQRDHCQDENSQLVGANSLNPIMNATKCALDKESSQINSNIVIKEEKKEQEESKEHEESKQLCGTSEKSRNSSELSEMQQKRRDGAEIVDIADMVEELLAGTSLDLEGMNCSSGLSDGMKLSGTSDDNEEVGRSQLIGTDTGQISNQLSPVGNGNTSSECKREVAIVKSTDVSSDALISSTSIKGRKKCNDSKFGASNKWKGRNSDLEKKLCDFAPKTRKAVKKEPEVATAEDLDPINHPLQIVFPRDLFPVDTELSPFKGGNGKISQVINIEKSNLTHAQSSALIALLESQTRNAPYTGLQLADKEKPLAEGLKTTKIFENLAQSDMSFPSKLKTEGVNQEAAEIHTHQHH